The nucleotide sequence CGATGACGGTTCGCCATCGAAACAGAAGGGGGGCCGGTGGTAGTTAGCGTCCCCATGACGTCCGCGCCGAAGCTGCTGTTCGCCGACCCCAAGGGCCGGGTGATGGAGCATCCCTACCTGCTGGCCACGCTGCGCAGCGGAGAGGAGCTCGTTCCTCCCCAGGACAAGCCCATCCCGCTGCCGTCCGCCGGCAGGCTGGTGCACCTGCCGGGCAGGCTGCCCGTCGGCCTGCACCCCGACACGGGCGAACTGGAGCTGGTGCGGCAGATGAACGTGGGCGGCAAGTCGTTCGTCCCCAACGCGGTGGGCGCGCTGTTGCCACCGGGCTACACGCGCACGTTCCTGCCGGGAGAGGTGAAGGGCGACGGGCCGGTGCTGCCGCAGTGGGCGTACACGGCGGCGGCGTGGGTGAAGGACGGGCCGGTGGCGTGGGCCATCCACACGGACCGCCGCTCGCATTGGGATCCGGAGCGCTACTCCACGCCGGACATGAAGGCGCTGGTGGACGCGCACCTGAAGCGCTTCCCGGACAACCGCGTGCTCAAGCAGCTCAAGACGTGCGCGCTGTTGTACCGGTGCTTCACGTCGCAGAACACGTTCTATGTCCGCGACGAGGCGGCCATCCCCGCGTCCGTCATGTGCAACGCGCGCTGCGTGGGCTGCATCTCCGACCAGCCGGCGGACGGTCCCCCCGCGTCGCACGAGCGCATGGATGACGGGCCCACCGCGGAGGAGATGGGCGCCATCGGCCTGTTCCATCTGGAGAACGCGCAGGGCCGCACCATGGTGAGCTTCGGCCAGGGCTGCGAGGGTGAGCCGCTCACGCGCTGGAAGTTCATCGCGGAGTCCATCCGCTACATGCGCGCGCGCACGCAGAAGGGCTCCATCAACATCAACACCAACGCCAGCCTCACCAAGGGCCTGGAGGCGCTGCTCGACGCGGGCCTGGACGCCGTGCGCGTGTCGCTCAACGCGGCGACCAAGGGCCTCTACGAGGCGTACTACAAGCCGGTGAAGTACGGCTGGGAGGACGTGGAGGCGTCCATCGCCCTCGCGCGCGAGCGCGGCGCGTACCTGGCGCTCAACCTGCTGCTGTTCCCCGGCGTCACGGACCGTGAGGGCGAGGTGAAGGCGCTCGAGCGGTTGGTGAAGAAGTACCGCGTGGACCAGGTGCAGACGCGCTCACTGGCCATCGACCCGCTCCAGTACCTGGAGGCCGCGCGCGACGTGGGCGCCGGCGGAGAGCCGGTGGGCGTGCGCACGCTGCTGCAGCGGCTGAAGGCGGCGCGGCCCGGCATCATCATCGGCAACTTCGCGCGGGGACTCGAGGAGCGCGAGAACGCCGCGGGACGCGGGTAGGGCGCTCGACCTGGGTGGATGGGGCCCGGTGAGGAGGGCCCTGCATCCAGGACGGGACGACGTGGGCGGGGGACTACTCGCCGCCCGGGGGCATCAGCTCCTTGGCCACCAGGTTGCCCATCACGGCGTCCTTGGGGATGTAGCCGTCGGCGCCGGCCTCGCGGCAGATGCGCTGGAGCTCCTCGACGTTCTCGCCGGAGCACAAGAGCACCTTGATGCCCTTGAAGAGGCTGTTGCTCTTGATGAAGCGGCAGAACTGCTCGCCGTTCACGTTGGGCATGCGCACGTCCAGCAGCACCAGGTCCGGACGCGTCTGCTTCTTGAGGATGATCTTCGTGGCCTTGTCCGCGGTGTCCGCGACGTGGACCTCGAAGCCCTTGGCGACCAGGTCCGCCTCGATGATCCGCGCGGTCATCTCACTGTCGTCGACGATGAGGATGCGCGGCTTGCGGCCACCCGTGCTGGGTGCGGCCTTGAGGCCCGTGGAGGCGATGGGGGCGGGCGCGGCGGGGGCCGCCTGGGGGGCCTGCGTGGGGGCGGGCGCGGGGACGGCGGCGGGGACTCCCAGGGCGGGGGCGCCGATGAGGTTCATCACGCCGCTGATGACGGCCTCCAGGCCGCCGCTCTTGAGGATGTAGCCGTCCGCGCCGGAGGCCTTCGTCTTGCCGGCCAGCTCCGCCTCCGAGATGTCGGAGTAGAGCACCAGCTTGGAGGTGACCTTCTTCTGGCTCCGGAGGTACTCGACGACGTCGTCGCCGAACATCTCCGGCATGTTCACGTCCATGAGGATGAGCGCGAACGGCCCTTCGGAGAGCTTCTGGTTGAGGCTCGTCAGGTCCTGGGCCCCGCTCACCTGATAGCCGGCGGCGGTGAGGGCCCGGACGGTGAGCTCCACCAGCATCGGGCTGTCATCAATGACCAGTACGCGCGACATCGTCCTCCTCAAAGGATTCGGGGTGGAACCCTACACCTTTGGTTCAGCGCGGACCATCGAAACGGCGAGCGGCCGGCCAGCTTGATGCCGACACTTGACCGGTTTTCGTCCCCTCCGGATACTCGGACGCCTTGACCACGACCTCGACTCCCCTCCAGCGAGCACTCCGGATGGCTCCGGACCGCGCCGTGGCCGTCCAAGCCCGACCGGAGCAGGAGTTCTTCTGCTTCCGGGTGGGAGACCTGCGGCTCGGCGTGCCCAGCGAGAACGTCCTCGAGGTGTTCCGCGCCGGCCTGCTCACCCCCCTGCCGAGGACGCCCTCCTTCATCATGGGCGTGACGGGCCACCGCGGCGAGGTGCTGCCCGTGGTGGACCTCTTGCGCTTCCTCTCCAAGGGCGAGGCGCGCATCGGTCCCCGCACGCGCCTGTTCATCGGCATCACCGGCAGCATCGTCGCCGGGGTCGTCGCCGACACGGTGCTGGGTCTGCGCCGCTTCCCCGTGGCGGACATCCTCCCACCGCCGCTGGGCGGTGACGCGGCGGCCGAGCACCTGCTGGGCGTGGTGCAGGGCGCCACGCCGCAGGACAGCATCAATCTGCTCAACTTCTCCAAGCTGTTGCAGACGGCGCGGCAGCGCGCGGTGGCTCGATGAACGACGAGTTGATCGAGGAGAAGACGGAGGAGGTGGACATCCTCTTCTTCGAGATTGGCGGGGGCCTGTTCGGCACCGACGCGTCGCAGGTTCTGCGGATCGATCGCTCGTTGCCGGAGGACATCACCCTGCCGGAGCTGGGCCCGCTGCACCGGGGCAACCGCGCGTTGGTGTTCGACACGCCGGAGGGCGAGGGCCACCTGAAGGTGGACACCGTCCGGGGCGTGCGCCCCATCCCCGTGACTCAACTTCGCCGCATGCCCCCCACGGCGGGCGCGGCCGCTTATGCCGTCGGTGTGTGCCTGGAAGAGGCCCGCACCGTGTTGCTGATTGACCTGGTGGAGACCGCCAGGACCCGAGGAACTCAAGGAAGGCACTGACCGCAATGTCCCTGGACACCCCCAACGAGAAGCCCACGTCCAAGGCCCGTTCCGCCCGGAAGGCCCCTGCCTCCAAGGCGGCCGGTGCCGCCGCGCCCGCGGCCTCCATCCCCCACAAGGCCTTCACCGACACCCTGTTGACGGTGCTCGCCGGCAACCTCCAGGCCCGCGTCCCCAAGGAGCTGGTGGGCGAGGGCGCCGAGGAGCTGGCCCACCTGCTCAACCAGGTGCTGGACAACTTCGCCAGCTCCGAGCACCGCAAGCACGTGGCGGCGCAGGAGATCGACCAGGCCCTGGACGCGCTCATCAGCCTGGTGCGCGAGGGCGATTTGTCCCGGTGGAACACCACCACCGAGGACCCCCAGCTGGGGCCGCTGCTCGAGGGCTTCGGCAAGGTCATCGAGACGCTGCGCACGTTCGTGCGGGAGATCAACGAGGCGGCGCTGAGGCTGTCCTCGTCCGCCAACCAGGTGCTCGCGGCGTCCACGCAGCACGAGACGTCCTCCACGGAGCAGGCCGCCGCCATCCACGAGACGACGGCGACCATGGAGGAGCTCAAGCACGCCTCCGCGCAGATCGCCGAGAACGCCGGCAGCGTGGCGCGCGTGGCCGAGGAGACGCTGGGCGCGGCGCGCGCGGGCCGTGGCGCCATCGGTGAGTTCATCCAGGCCATGCAGCAGATCCGCAGCGACGGCGTCGCGGTGGCGGACTCCATCGCCAAGCTGTCCAAGCGCGTGGAGCGCATCGGCACGGTGGTGGAGGTCATCGACGAGATCGCCGACCGCTCGGACCTGC is from Myxococcus fulvus and encodes:
- a CDS encoding radical SAM protein; this encodes MTSAPKLLFADPKGRVMEHPYLLATLRSGEELVPPQDKPIPLPSAGRLVHLPGRLPVGLHPDTGELELVRQMNVGGKSFVPNAVGALLPPGYTRTFLPGEVKGDGPVLPQWAYTAAAWVKDGPVAWAIHTDRRSHWDPERYSTPDMKALVDAHLKRFPDNRVLKQLKTCALLYRCFTSQNTFYVRDEAAIPASVMCNARCVGCISDQPADGPPASHERMDDGPTAEEMGAIGLFHLENAQGRTMVSFGQGCEGEPLTRWKFIAESIRYMRARTQKGSININTNASLTKGLEALLDAGLDAVRVSLNAATKGLYEAYYKPVKYGWEDVEASIALARERGAYLALNLLLFPGVTDREGEVKALERLVKKYRVDQVQTRSLAIDPLQYLEAARDVGAGGEPVGVRTLLQRLKAARPGIIIGNFARGLEERENAAGRG
- a CDS encoding chemotaxis protein CheW, producing MAPDRAVAVQARPEQEFFCFRVGDLRLGVPSENVLEVFRAGLLTPLPRTPSFIMGVTGHRGEVLPVVDLLRFLSKGEARIGPRTRLFIGITGSIVAGVVADTVLGLRRFPVADILPPPLGGDAAAEHLLGVVQGATPQDSINLLNFSKLLQTARQRAVAR
- a CDS encoding methyl-accepting chemotaxis protein; the protein is MSLDTPNEKPTSKARSARKAPASKAAGAAAPAASIPHKAFTDTLLTVLAGNLQARVPKELVGEGAEELAHLLNQVLDNFASSEHRKHVAAQEIDQALDALISLVREGDLSRWNTTTEDPQLGPLLEGFGKVIETLRTFVREINEAALRLSSSANQVLAASTQHETSSTEQAAAIHETTATMEELKHASAQIAENAGSVARVAEETLGAARAGRGAIGEFIQAMQQIRSDGVAVADSIAKLSKRVERIGTVVEVIDEIADRSDLLALNAALEGSRAGEAGKGFSIVAAEMRRLAENVLDSTKEIKNLITEIREATAAAAGAAEASKSATESGEKLGAVAAQAVEGILAGVQETSDAARVINLATQQQRTATEQVVASMAEIEDVTRQTTQASKQATGAAAELTQLAARLAELIKRFKAD
- a CDS encoding Frizzy aggregation protein FrzB, coding for MNDELIEEKTEEVDILFFEIGGGLFGTDASQVLRIDRSLPEDITLPELGPLHRGNRALVFDTPEGEGHLKVDTVRGVRPIPVTQLRRMPPTAGAAAYAVGVCLEEARTVLLIDLVETARTRGTQGRH
- a CDS encoding response regulator, with protein sequence MSRVLVIDDSPMLVELTVRALTAAGYQVSGAQDLTSLNQKLSEGPFALILMDVNMPEMFGDDVVEYLRSQKKVTSKLVLYSDISEAELAGKTKASGADGYILKSGGLEAVISGVMNLIGAPALGVPAAVPAPAPTQAPQAAPAAPAPIASTGLKAAPSTGGRKPRILIVDDSEMTARIIEADLVAKGFEVHVADTADKATKIILKKQTRPDLVLLDVRMPNVNGEQFCRFIKSNSLFKGIKVLLCSGENVEELQRICREAGADGYIPKDAVMGNLVAKELMPPGGE